The Candidatus Thermoplasmatota archaeon genome contains the following window.
TCTTGAGGGTGACGTTGTCGGGCGTGATCGCGGGCGTCGTCATTACCAGCCCTCCTCTTCCTTGAACGAGACGACGTCGCGGCCCTTCGCGTCCATCGCGACGAACTGCTCGCGCGTCACGTCGTAGTCCTTCCGGAGCGGGTAGCCGACCCAGCCGTCCGGGAGGAGGAGGCGGCGGAGGTCGGGGTGGCCCTCGAAGGCCACGCCGAAGAGGTCGAACACCTCGCGCTCGAGCCAATCGGCGCCGCGCCAGAGCGGGACGACCGAGGGGACCGAGGGCAGCTCGCCCGTCTCCAGCTCGCGCGGAACCTTCGTCTTGAAGGAGAGGCGCTCGCCGTGGCCGTAGCCGTAGAGGTTGTACACGACCTCGATGCGGTCCGGCGGATAGTCGATCGCCGTGAGGCACGCGAGGTGGTCGAAGCCGAACTCCTCCTTCGCGGCGCGCAGCACCTTGAGGACGGAGTTCGTGTTCAGGTGGATCTGCGGGATGTCGGTCTGGAGCCCGACGTCGACGACGTCCGACGGGAAGGCGGTGCGGAAGCGTTGGACGAGCGGAAGCGCGAGCGCCTTCTCGCGCGCGAATTCCTCGGGCGACTTCTCCTTCTTCGCCTCGGCGGCGGGCG
Protein-coding sequences here:
- a CDS encoding NADH-quinone oxidoreductase subunit C, with the protein product MALPDAGNVEDYTQEEMAELLALHDADKTKLTKNQKAAVARYNFKKTRGEPLNFRTPGAAPAAPAPTAAPAGAGLPVEIQALMAKDPATLTKDEKIAIAKAKSQAAKAAMAAKAPEGAAPAAEAKKEKSPEEFAREKALALPLVQRFRTAFPSDVVDVGLQTDIPQIHLNTNSVLKVLRAAKEEFGFDHLACLTAIDYPPDRIEVVYNLYGYGHGERLSFKTKVPRELETGELPSVPSVVPLWRGADWLEREVFDLFGVAFEGHPDLRRLLLPDGWVGYPLRKDYDVTREQFVAMDAKGRDVVSFKEEEGW